The following coding sequences lie in one Sorghum bicolor cultivar BTx623 chromosome 6, Sorghum_bicolor_NCBIv3, whole genome shotgun sequence genomic window:
- the LOC8070268 gene encoding probable serine/threonine-protein kinase abkC, with protein MMSRFAHLGKSRKIAQALLVSSKPNTASGQNITSSFAFGLGYSSRAFLHGRVYNGPSTSYMLGRANESLHWSTGVRKFSILSSCSQNAFQSQLAWKRLVAMGSRAPKASPFLSRVACAIGLAVSRSNVAPYLVAFIAGEVMLAQKTSADGEYYPIRERAQDGRIYVTSLIYSAVELVIIIFRSIYLALLFTPSILMAPFAETLGSKYRKTWLRLVHRTLELAGPAFIKWGQWAATRPDLFPSDLCTELSKLHTKAPAHSFKYTKKTVEKAFGRKLSDIFENFEENPVASGSVAQVHRAVLRFRYPNQQTKRVTVAVKVRHPGVGDSIRRDFNIINAVAKISRYIPTLNWLRLDESVQQFAVFMMSQVDLAREAAHLSRFIYNFRRWKDVSFPRPLYPLVHPAVLVETYEHGESVSHYVDDLEGHDRIKSALAHIGTHALLKMLLVDNFVHADMHPGNILVRVVQPKNSNNTLIKSRPHVVFLDVGMTAELSSNDRVNLLEFFKAVARRDGRTAAESTLKLSKQQNCPNPSAFIEEVERSFSFWGTAEGDVVHPAECMHQLLEQVRRHKVNIDGNVCTVMVTTLVLEGWQRKLDPDYNVMKTLQTLLFKEDWAKSLQYTIQGLMAP; from the exons ATGATGTCAAG GTTTGCCCACTTAGGGAAGAGCAGAAAAATTGCTCAAGCCCTTTTGGTCTCCTCAAAACCCAACACTGCTTCTGGCCAAAACATTACCTCAAGCTTTGCATTCGGTTTGGGTTATTCCAGCAGGGCCTTTTTGCATGGGAGGGTTTATAATGGTCCAAGCACCTCCTACATGCTGGGAAGAGCAAATGAGAGCTTACACTGGAGCACTGGTGTGAGGAAGTTCTCAATTCTTTCATCCTGTAGCCAGAATGCATTTCAGAGTCAACTTGCTTGGAAGCGACTTGTGGCCATGGGTTCTCGTGCACCAAAAGCATCTCCATTTTTGAGTAGGGTTGCTTGTGCCATTGGCTTGGCTGTGAGTAGGTCTAATGTAGCTCCTTACCTCGTCGCTTTCATTGCGGGAGAGGTAATGCTAGCTCAGAAGACATCTGCAGATGGCGAATACTACCCAATACGTGAGCGAGCTCAGGATGGCCGTATTTATGTTACCTCTCTAATATATTCGGCAGTAGAGCTGGTTATTATAATCTTCAGATCAATATATTTGGCATTGCTGTTCACTCCGAGTATACTGATGGCCCCATTTGCAGAGACTCTTGGCAGTAAGTATAGGAAAACATGGCTTCGGCTTGTCCATCGTACTTTGGAGCTTGCAGGTCCTGCGTTTATCAAATGGGGCCAATGGGCTGCAACACGCCCTGATCTGTTTCCAAGTGACCTTTGTACTGAATTGTCAAAGCTGCACACAAAAGCACCAGCTCACAGCTTTAAGTATACCAAGAAAACTGTTGAGAAAGCTTTTGGTCGTAAGCTATCAGACATTTTTGAGAATTTTGAAGAGAACCCTGTTGCATCTGGAAGTGTTGCTCAAGTGCATCGGGCTGTTTTACGATTCCGGTATCCTAATCAGCAGACAAAGCGTGTAACAGTTGCAGTAAAAGTAAGACATCCTGGTGTAGGAGACTCGATAAGAAGGGATTTCAATATCATCAATGCCGTAGCAAAAATTTCTAGATACATCCCCACGCTGAATTGGTTGCGCTTAGATGAGAGTGTACAACAGTTTGCTGTCTTCATGATGTCTCAAGTTGACCTTGCACGGGAAGCTGCTCACCTGAGCCGGTTTATCTACAACTTCCGAAGGTGGAAGGATGTATCTTTCCCAAGACCTCTTTATCCACTTGTTCATCCTGCTGTTTTGGTCGAGACTTACGAGCATGGGGAGAGTGTTTCACACTATGTTGATGACCTTGAGGGGCATGATCGAATTAAAAGTGCTCTGGCCCATATTGGCACTCATGCGCTCTTGAAAATGCTACTG GTTGATAATTTCGTCCATGCAGATATGCACCCAGGAAATATTTTAGTCCGTGTTGTACAACCAAAGAACTCAAATAACACCCTTATAAAGTCAAGGCCACATGTAGTCTTCCTGGATGTAGGAATGACTGCTGAACTTTCAAGTAATGACCGTGTGAATTTACTCGAGTTCTTCAAGGCTGTTGCTCGCCGAGATGGTCGTACAGCTGCAGAAAGTACTCTAAAGTTGTCAAAACAACAGAATTGCCCAAATCCAAGTGCTTTTATTGAG GAAGTGGAACGATCATTCTCTTTTTGGGGCACTGCTGAAGGTGATGTTGTCCACCCAGCTGAGTGTATGCACCAGCTGCTTGAGCAAGTTCGACGTCACAAAGTGAATATCGATGGCAATGTTTGTACTGTCATGGTGACTACATTAGTTCTTGAG GGCTGGCAACGCAAGTTGGACCCAGATTATAATGTTATGAAGACACTACAAACCTTACTTTTCAAGGAAGACTGGGCAAAGTCTCTTCAATACACGATCCAAGGGCTCATGGCGCCTTAG